From a single Aspergillus puulaauensis MK2 DNA, chromosome 2, nearly complete sequence genomic region:
- a CDS encoding BCS1 and AAA domain-containing protein (COG:O;~EggNog:ENOG410PHEM;~InterPro:IPR014851,IPR003959,IPR003960,IPR027417, IPR003593;~PFAM:PF08740;~TransMembrane:1 (o20-37i);~go_function: GO:0005524 - ATP binding [Evidence IEA];~go_function: GO:0016887 - ATPase activity [Evidence IEA]), giving the protein MRYMNPHVVEWLNDALNVNVTVLINFGIALFAVVAALRSTWASLYAYAESICLTTVYVKEEDPLYHDILLWMDEHVFQHRNFRSVTAVTSKQLENKNAMNTRIAADSHGKHGLSDTTSSIQLKPFQGSRLFRFNGKWILFSHSASRTSSVSKILLESDEDKVPLKLQCFSFSLNTQHHFLYEAAAYRRKVSMSNVTVHRALTTPRGDFRWRRITSRPRRDLSTVILDQRKKQALLNDIEEFLHLRIKQWYANHGIPYRRGYLFSGPPGTGKTSLASAIAGAFGLDVYVLSLMDSGMTESHFMRLFSEVPEQCVVLLEDIDAAGVTTARDIDTLPAEKQNTNGLSKDGEESQRLTRRREDITTTRLVTSPNSASSQISLSGLLNAIDGISSHEGRILIMTTNAPQALDRALIRPGRVDLHIQFELPSREELRALFLSMYSDLDIEEEGYLLGVDEKSKGGAPLDELAEDFADKLPERQFSLAEVQGFLLQHKKKPAEACSQVLEWLAERVDEDEGATS; this is encoded by the coding sequence ATGCGTTACATGAATCCACATGTGGTGGAGTGGCTAAATGATGCATTGAATGTGAACGTTACCGTCCTCATCAATTTTGGTATAGCCTTGTTTGCAGTGGTGGCAGCCCTCCGCTCAACATGGGCGTCGCTGTATGCCTACGCTGAGAGTATCTGTTTGACAACCGTCTACGttaaagaagaagaccctcTGTATCACGATATTCTCCTTTGGATGGACGAACATGTGTTCCAACATCGGAATTTCCGGTCTGTCACGGCAGTCACATCAAAGCAGCTCGAAAACAAGAATGCCATGAATACACGCATCGCGGCAGATAGCCATGGCAAACATGGTTTGTCAGATACCACTTCCTCCATACAGCTCAAGCCCTTTCAGGGTTCTCGCCTGTTCAGATTCAACGGCAAATGGATCCTATTCAGCCACTCGGCTTCTCGTACCAGCAGCGTCAGTAAGATCTTATTGGAAAGCGACGAAGATAAGGTACCACTGAAGCTGCAatgcttcagcttctctcTGAATACCCAACATCACTTCTTGTATGAGGCAGCGGCCTATAGACGCAAAGTCTCCATGTCCAACGTCACTGTTCACCGCGCTCTCACCACTCCGCGAGGAGACTTCCGCTGGAGACGCATCACCTCCCGGCCCCGTCGGGATCTCTCAACTGTTATCCTGGACCAACGGAAGAAACAGGCGCTCCTGAATGACATCGAAGAGTTTCTCCACCTGCGCATAAAGCAGTGGTATGCTAATCACGGCATCCCATACCGCCGCGGCTATCTATTCTCCGGGCCCCCTGGAACGGGAAAAACGAGTCTGGCTTCTGCGATCGCGGGTGCTTTTGGATTAGACGTTTACGTTCTGAGCTTGATGGATTCTGGCATGACCGAGTCCCACTTTATGCGTCTGTTCTCCGAGGTTCCTGAACAATGTGTTGTGCTGTTGGAGGATATCGATGCCGCGGGAGTGACCACGGCCAGAGACATAGATACTCTTCCggcagagaagcagaataCCAATGGCTTATCaaaggatggcgaggaatcGCAAAGACTCACGAGAAGACGAGAGGATATTACCACCACAAGGCTAGTAACATCACCCAACAGTGCTTCCTCGCAAATATCCCTCTCTGGGCTGCTGAACGCCATCGACGGGATCTCTTCACATGAGGGCCGGATCTTGATTATGACGACCAACGCGCCGCAAGCTTTGGATCGCGCGCTCATACGCCCTGGGAGGGTTGATCTGCATATTCAGTTTGAGTTGCCCTCGAGGGAGGAGCTACGCGCACTGTTTTTGAGCATGTATAGTGACTTGgacatcgaggaggaaggttACCTTTTGGGCGTTGATGAGAAGAGCAAAGGAGGTGCTCCCTTGGACGAACTTGCAGAAGACTTTGCCGACAAATTACCAGAGCGGCAGTTCAGTTTGGCTGAAGTCCAGGGCTTTCTTTTGCAGCATAAAAAGAAGCCCGCTGAGGCTTGCTCCCAGGTCCTGGAGTGGCTTGCAGAAAGGGtagatgaggacgagggggCCACCTCGTAA
- a CDS encoding uncharacterized protein (COG:S;~EggNog:ENOG410PTZS), producing the protein MPRTLPWLTGAGTTKREPNSPAPAIKRTSSPRVKNEHETPTRKEAITSKKDFLKSSPSPPSSPIHRCPSEEFLREGLDQDDIYMMVEDEFCSVAQSFTQHLHYAEYIRRKKEAKARNADTVADIARPTDGATPMSDEIKKKYAAEELKTKQKEGIDGVLGEQAGDGRDEDAGDDFEAENSWAGTHLQDLMLSPRRVRSLVGLQKVKSSTRAAAGFSQSSGLGGDDGFTGGGPGKVDIKDPVALEETTDDDDLDVGMGHSTPTVVRDHEASKTGLLRNTSSTMRPVSNTTQAKRRLIFDDFDELPELRKPSIQTEKRQPSSTNFKQKKLDDKDTRSKKPRLNEVPTFLI; encoded by the exons ATGCCAAGGACACTACCTTGGCTTACTGGCGCCGGAACGACGAAACGAGAGCCGAattcgccagctccagcgatAAAGCGTACTTCGAGCCCGCGGGTGAAAAATGAACATGAGACGCCAACGAGAAAGGAGGCAATTACATCGAAGAAAGATTTTCTGAAGTCTT CTCCAAGCCCCCCATCCTCACCGATTCATCGCTGTCCGTCGGAAGA ATTCCTCCGCGAAGGCTTAGACCAAGACGATATCTACATGATGGTCGAAGACGAGTTCTGCTCCGTTGCTCAATCCTTCACGCAGCATCTTCACTACGCAGAGTACATACGCCGGAAGAAAGAGGCGAAGGCACGAAATGCGGATACCGTCGCAGATATTGCGAGACCTACCGACGGAGCGACGCCGATGAGCGATGAGATTAAGAAGAAATACGCCGcagaggagctgaagacgaagcagaaggaggggaTCGATGGAGTATTGGGGGAACAGGCGGGGGATGGGCGCGACGAGGATGCTGGCGATGACTTTGAGGCGGAGAATTCGTGGGCCGGGACGCATCTGCAGGATCTTATGCTGAGTCCCAGGAGAGTGAGGTCGTTGGTGGGGTTGCAGAAGGTCAAGTCCTCAACGAGGGCAGCGGCAGGGTTTTCGCAGTCGTCTGGGTTGGGGGGCGATGATGGCTTTACTGGCGGTGGCCCTGGGAAGGTGGACATTAAGGATCCCGTTGCATTGGAGGAGACTACTGATGATGACGATCTTGATGTAGGAATGGGTCACTCCACTCCTACGGTCGTGAGGGATCATGAGGCGTCTAAGACGGGATTATTGCGAAACACATCGTCTACGATGCGCCCAGTGTCGAATACTACCCAGGCTAAAAGGAGATTGATATTCGATGACTTTGACGAGCTTCCGGAGCTGCGCAAGCCTAGTATACAAACTGAAAAACGACAACCCAGTTCCACCAATTTTaaacagaagaaactcgATGACAAAGACACGAGGTCGAAGAAACCACGACTCAATGAAGTACCGACTTTCCTGATTTGA
- a CDS encoding tRNA(Thr) (cytosine(32)-N(3))-methyltransferase (BUSCO:EOG09263IT0;~COG:S;~EggNog:ENOG410PFA7;~InterPro:IPR026113,IPR029063,IPR013217;~PFAM:PF13649,PF13489,PF01209,PF08242,PF08241, PF13847), producing MSPTPDVSVPTDVVAAAQAANPPQIAPHRSHDPSNNLKRSDPFQFGSRFLEEGDNVFEFNAWDHVEPDDEFLAFAETQYAKQREAQASDFDKRRFNADPAKWWNLFYKNNTANFFKDRKWLQQEFPVLEQVTRKDAGKQVVLEVGAGAGNTAFPLVRNNENEELMVHACDFSKTAVQVMRDSEYYNPKHITADVWDVSAEPSEENDSLPPGLTEQSVDIVILIFIFSALAPEQWEKAIRNVYRVLKPGGQVLFRDYGRGDLAQVRFKKNRYLAENFYVRGDGTRVYFFDKDELEEMWSKWTLEKGLPDLDASDAAEAGVAETAPTEDGAFDVRDLAYDRRLVVNRQRKLKMYRCWIQGHFFKRQ from the coding sequence ATGTCTCCAACTCCAGACGTTTCTGTCCCTACAGACGTCGTCGCTGCCGCCCAAGCCGCCAACCCTCCGCAAATTGCCCCGCATCGATCCCACGACCCCTCCAACAACCTCAAACGATCAGACCCTTTCCAGTTCGGCTCTCGCTTCCTCGAGGAAGGCGACAATGTCTTCGAATTCAATGCGTGGGACCATGTCGAGCCGGATGACGAATTCTTAGCCTTCGCCGAAACACAGTATGCTAAACaacgagaagctcaagcctCAGATTTCGACAAGAGGCGCTTTAACGCAGACCCGGCCAAGTGGTGGAACCTATTCTACAAGAACAACACGGCGAACTTCTTCAAGGACCGCAAGTGGTTGCAGCAGGAGTTTCCGGTCCTGGAGCAAGTGACTCGGAAAGACGCCGGCAAGCAGGTCGTGTTGGAAGTTGGTGCTGGAGCGGGGAACACTGCTTTCCCCTTGGTTCGGAATAACGAAAACGAGGAGCTCATGGTGCATGCGTGCGACTTTTCGAAAACGGCAGTTCAGGTTATGCGCGACAGCGAGTACTACAACCCCAAGCACATTACGGCTGATGTGTGGGATGTTAGTGCCGAGCCCAGTGAAGAGAATGACTCGCTGCCTCCTGGTCTCACCGAGCAGTCTGTTGATATCGTTATCCTTATTTTCATATTCTCGGCTCTGGCACCAGAACAATGGGAGAAGGCCATTCGCAATGTGTACCGGGTACTGAAGCCCGGTGGCCAGGTCTTGTTCCGTGACTACGGAAGAGGAGATCTTGCCCAGGTCCGGTTCAAGAAGAACCGATATCTGGCCGAAAACTTTTACGTACGCGGAGATGGAACTCGCGTCTACTTCTTCGACAAGGatgagttggaggagatgtggAGTAAATGGACTCTTGAAAAAGGGTTGCCAGACTTGGATGCATCTGATGCAGCCGAAGCGGGTGTGGCAGAGACGGCACCTACGGAAGATGGTGCCTTTGATGTCCGCGATTTGGCATATGACCGTCGTTTGGTGGTCAACCGCCAACGCAAACTGAAGATGTATCGTTGCTGGATCCAGGGTCATTTTTTCAAGCGCCAGTAG
- a CDS encoding cytochrome P450 (COG:Q;~EggNog:ENOG410PUIW;~InterPro:IPR001128,IPR017972,IPR002401,IPR036396;~PFAM:PF00067;~go_function: GO:0005506 - iron ion binding [Evidence IEA];~go_function: GO:0016705 - oxidoreductase activity, acting on paired donors, with incorporation or reduction of molecular oxygen [Evidence IEA];~go_function: GO:0020037 - heme binding [Evidence IEA];~go_process: GO:0055114 - oxidation-reduction process [Evidence IEA]) — protein sequence MFVAIAVLFLAYLSFTNLLRPLITYFLDPKHLRQYPTFHPLSGISDFPYLRAAHKGFLSRNLHELHKTYPVIRIGPNALSYGHPAAIKDIYGHGTPCVKDRFYSDTSGSHAHLADVVDKQDHARKRKILSSAYAIKNLEEWEFKVADMRGRFIRAFDARCTAPLPEGVTVPRGEDLTVDYCSWTNHFTVAAIANIGLSEDLGFLEQGEDQIGSESMDGQVKQVSFRQCREASGTVTYRLIWAYDWFPVLKRLSKLLSANYRQLWELDADWNGIVYNRTTTRLKRYLAGEKLDDFFSAMMEDRKGAPHNLEMGEIVAEISIMMNAGSDTTAISLRNVLFFLLKNPQCMARLREELDEVLDDEDVVAAYSKVKHLPYLRACLDEGLRMLPPVIFALPRRTPSEGATILGDYIAGDTSVRMSAYVAHHDEYIFKNNNSYQPERWLGEEAKSLQSYFIPFSTGARGCIGRNISYLEQTVLLASLVHRYDFALPSPDWDPPIPETTNLSPGPMPLKVWRRVGMEDEICV from the coding sequence ATGTTCGTTGCAATCGcagtcctcttcctcgcctacCTCTCCTTCaccaacctcctccgccccctAATAACCTACTTCCTCGACCCCAAGCACCTCCGCCAATATCCCACCTTCCACCCACTCTCCGGAATCTCCGATTTTCCCTACCTCCGCGCCGCCCATAAAGGCTTCCTCTCTCGCAACTTGCACGAATTGCACAAAACCTATCCAGTCATCCGCATCGGCCCCAACGCCCTCTCCTACGGCCACCCTGCCGCCATAAAGGACATCTACGGCCACGGCACCCCCTGCGTGAAAGACCGCTTCTACTCAGATACCTCGGGAAGCCACGCCCATCTCGCCGATGTAGTTGACAAACAGGACCACGCGCGCAAGCGCAAGATCCTCTCGAGCGCATACGCAATCAAGAATCTAGAAGAGTGGGAGTTCAAAGTCGCAGACATGAGGGGGCGATTTATCCGGGCGTTTGACGCGCGATGTACGGCGCCTCTTCCCGAGGGCGTTACGGTCCCCAGGGGGGAAGACCTGACGGTTGATTACTGCAGCTGGACGAACCATTTCACGGTGGCTGCGATTGCCAATATCGGGCTTAGCGAGGACCTGGGGTTCCTGGAGCAAGGCGAGGATCAGATTGGCTCGGAGTCGATGGATGGGCAGGTGAAGCAGGTTTCGTTCCGGCAGTGTCGGGAGGCGTCGGGGACGGTCACGTACAGGCTGATCTGGGCGTATGACTGGTTTCCGGTGCTCAAGCGGTTGAGTAAGCTTCTGTCGGCGAACTATCGGCAGCTTTGGGAGCTGGATGCGGACTGGAATGGGATTGTGTATAAccggacgacgacgaggctgaagagATACTTGGCCGGTGAGAAACTGGATGACTTTTtctcggccatgatggaggATAGGAAGGGTGCGCCGCATAACCTGGAGATGGGCGAGATTGTGGCCGAGATCAGTATTATGATGAATGCGGGGTCTGATACGACGGCGATTTCGTTGCGGAatgtcttgttcttcttgttgaAGAACCCGCAGTGTATGGCGAGACTGcgcgaggagctggatgaggtcctggatgacgaggatgtgGTTGCGGCTTATTCCAAGGTTAAGCACCTGCCGTACCTCCGTGCTTGTTTGGATGAAGGTCTACGAATGCTGCCGCCTGTGATCTTTGCACTTCCAAGACGGACCCCTTCTGAGGGCGCGACTATCCTGGGTGATTATATCGCTGGGGATACCTCAGTCCGAATGTCTGCGTACGTGGCTCATCATGACGAATATATTTTCAAGAACAATAACAGCTACCAACCGGAACGCTGGCTAGGCGAGGAGGCCAAGTCTCTTCAGTCTTACTTCATCCCCTTCAGTACTGGTGCTCGAGGATGCATTGGGCGGAACATCAGCTACCTTGAGCAGACTGTTCTTTTGGCCTCGCTGGTACATAGATACGACTTTGCGTTGCCCTCTCCGGATTGGGATCCTCCTATTCCTGAGACGACGAACCTGAGTCCCGGCCCAATGCCGCTGAAGGTCtggaggagggttgggatGGAAGATGAAATCTGTGTTTAG
- a CDS encoding putative RING finger domain protein (COG:O;~EggNog:ENOG410PM5D;~InterPro:IPR001841,IPR027370,IPR017907,IPR016818, IPR013083;~PFAM:PF13445;~go_function: GO:0061630 - ubiquitin protein ligase activity [Evidence IEA]), with translation MAHSKRNTSLPHFTSYERSLLRNSWGTQRGTIGRDSFLPFGSCRLCLHPSRAPSVACARNGDLFCRECAINDLLSQRKEISRLEKEKEEARRRIEEDNGREAEEARGREVKEFEMVSMGFDDGGNNKKKRKIEEGEGEGKEGSDRVKKKEKSESNKSALPSFWVPSLTPGMDPNEVTLNKAVKLNPICPGSTETDKHSYSLKSLVDVHFTEEAGSDGAMLRVCPSCKKTLTNSVKVMLTKPCGHVICKLCVDKFMTPHDAPDPHASKEEQEQTAELHGRVLCYVCETDLTPRDPARDDKAGEKKKKKKKEKEGIQPGLVEISSEGTGFAGRGGNVGTKTGVAFQC, from the exons ATGGCCCACTCAAAACGCAACACCTCGCTCCCACACTTCACCTCCTATGAGCGCTCCCTTCTCCGCAACAGCTGGGGCACCCAGCGCGGCACTATTGGCCGCGactcctttcttcctttcggCTCGTGCCGCCTCTGCCTGCACCCGTCGCGCGCACCCAGCGTCGCATGCGCCCGCAACGGCGATCTATTCTGCCGCGAATGCGCGATAAATGACCTGCTATCGCAGCGGAAGGAGATTAGTCGGttagagaaggagaaggaggaggcgaggcggaggatagaGGAGGATAATGGgcgggaggcggaggaggcgagggggagggaggtgaaGGAGTTTGAGATGGTTAGTATGGGGTTTGATGATGGGgggaataataagaaaaagaggaaaattgaggaaggggaaggggaggggaaggagggttCGGATAGGGttaagaagaaggagaag TCGGAATCGAATAAATCGGCTCTTCCGTCATTCTGGGTGCCGTCGTTAACGCCAGGGATGGATCCGAATGAGGTCACTTTGAATAAGGCTGTCAAGCTGAACCCGATATGTCCTGGGTCTACGGAGACGGATAAACATAGCTACTCGCTTAAATCGCTGGTCGATGTGCATTTCACAGAGGAAGCGGGGTCTGACGGCGCCATGCTGCGGGTGTGTCCGAGCTGTAAAAAGACCTTGACCAATTCGGTTAAGGTGATGC TCACAAAACCCTGTGGTCACGTTATATGCAAGCTTTGCGTGGATAAGTTTATGACGCCGCATGATGCGCCAGATCCGCACGCATCGAAGGAAGAACAGGAGCAGACGGCCGAGCTGCACGGTCGAGTGCTTTGCTACGTGTGTGAGACGGATCTTACGCCCCGTGACCCAGCACGGGATGAcaaggctggcgagaagaagaagaagaaaaagaaagagaaggaggggatTCAGCCCGGTTTGGTGGAGATTTCGTCCGAGGGGACGGGATTCGCAGGCCGAGGAGGGAATGTAGGGACGAAGACTGGTGTTGCGTTTCAATGCTAG
- a CDS encoding uncharacterized protein (COG:S;~EggNog:ENOG410PTC3), with amino-acid sequence MVRDQPLIRPKSRLEALPAEIIQEIFLRCLEINLPRASIHLARALSNPVIYIWLIKLAFAKADGDGESIHTRHFLPPHDIVGYVGGDGLKELRTQILECRWCTLPLIRRCQLAFLQHVIQYKRPDFNVVPNDQHHLAAFAKWFDNPNPCYTTSNGQRGERDLVLRANRPGSEFNESDPKRSHDYNVAVWFNLGIVEVFRAREGDPKGKIYFELPYCEGSHLPDKLLCAPWTKEKLEFLQLISTRAFLDRDTNYDRATRTLRRLIRDRDFPIFARLLDIYVRIECYGFPIIWPTNNMIFRAALKHADEQGDPFVRLLVEERWDHIESEGVILKEKLMRKMLSWGYI; translated from the coding sequence ATGGTCCGAGACCAACCTCTGATCAGACCCAAGTCACGCCTGGAGGCATTGCCTGCGGAAATAATCCAGGAGATCTTCCTGCGCTGCCTGGAGATCAATCTCCCGCGAGCCTCTATTCATCTTGCGCGGGCGCTCTCCAACCCTGTCATATATATATGGCTCATTAAGCTTGCCTTTGCCAAGGCagacggcgatggagaaTCTATCCACACGCGGCACTTTCTGCCTCCGCATGATATTGTTGGATACGTTGGCGGTGATGGGCTAAAGGAGCTCCGCACTCAGATTCTTGAGTGCCGTTGGTGCACCCTGCCCTTGATTCGCCGCTGTCAGCTGGCTTTTCTCCAACATGTTATCCAATACAAGCGTCCTGACTTCAACGTCGTCCCTAACGACCAGCACCACCTTGCTGCTTTTGCGAAGTGGTTTGACAATCCCAACCCCTGTTATACCACTTCGAACGGGCAACGCGGCGAGCGTGATCTAGTCTTACGGGCCAACCGGCCCGGCAGTGAATTCAATGAATCCGACCCTAAACGCTCACATGACTATAACGTTGCGGTATGGTTCAATCTCGGCATTGTCGAGGTTTTCAGAGCGAGGGAAGGAGATCCCAAGGGGAAAATCTACTTCGAGCTTCCGTATTGCGAGGGCTCTCATCTGCCAGACAAGCTACTATGTGCGCCCTGGACGAAAGAAAAGCTCGAATTCCTGCAGTTGATCTCGACAAGAGCATTTCTTGATAGGGATACCAACTACGACCGTGCAACTCGCACTCTGCGCCGTCTGATCCGTGATCGTGATTTCCCTATCTTTGCGCGGTTGCTGGACATTTATGTGCGGATTGAGTGTTACGGGTTCCCGATTATCTGGCCAACCAATAATATGATATTTCGGGCGGCATTAAAGCATGCCGATGAGCAGGGTGACCCTTTCGTTCGCTTACTGGTTGAGGAACGGTGGGATCACATTGAGTCTGAGGGTGTCATTCTGAAAGAGAAGTTGATGAGGAAAATGCTGAGTTGGGGGTATATCTAA
- a CDS encoding uncharacterized protein (COG:S;~EggNog:ENOG410PN8G;~InterPro:IPR021858), with translation MLVRHVDETPKYTQPSPSYQALNSTPDVSVSPQTPRSSGSLPRPTSASTPGNRSRFHLPTHTLQTHTLQGGTSLHHVPWPRISTRDACLLRYFTEDLSRWFDLTDPQRHFATAIPQRARECSTLLDAILAVSARHFSTLPEHQKLHLINAYGLTQTQIQDLNITEETVIHYHNKCITELRILADEPGAVMDENLLAAVVVLRFFEELDNPFINPPTETALHGLHVFLRAQASSALSSPPGPRKAAFWIGFRQEFNLAFSQQRTIQLSLSIASSYLTFEDAPDHIWTNRLIVIGTYVLEFCYGDGDVNGDTNKDGGGDRGQRSEYTELVALRDKWVENRPRSFSPIYVEPSSDAHLFPRIWYMDDCHIVAGQVLGMLDILFTAYSPHIPRIGPARLECLEAVDARIRATVLEMCGMALSNQQSRPAGLTACIAINICADRFTDAREQRALMELVVSTTQDSNYWPTTESQATLRAAWRWDDGG, from the exons ATGTTAGTGCGGCATGTTGACGAAACGCCCAAGTAtacccagcccagccctaGCTATCAAGCCTTGAATAGCACGCCAGATGTTTCTGTCTCTCCACAAACGCCGCGTTCCTCGGGTTCTCTCCCACGACCAACGTCTGCGTCTACTCCTGGAAACAGATCTAGATTCCATCTTCCAACTCATACTTTACAAACTCATACTTTACAAGGGGGAACTTCCCTACATCATGTCCCCTGGCCGCGCATTAGCACCCGAGACGCCTGTCTTTTGAGATACTTCACCGAAGACCTCTCTCGATGG TTCGACCTCACAGATCCCCAAAGGCACTTCGCAACCGCCATCCCCCAACGAGCCCGCGAATGCTCgaccctcctcgacgccatcctcgccgtctcaGCACGCCACTTCAGCACCCTTCCCGAACACCAGAAACTGCACCTCATAAATGCCTACGGCCTCACACAAACACAAATCCAGGACCTAAATATCACAGAGGAAACAGTAATCCACTACCACAACAAATGCATCACCGAGCTACGGATCCTCGCCGATGAGCCGGGCGCCGTGATGGACGAGAACCTGCTCGCGGCGGTTGTTGTGCTGAGGTTTTTCGAGGAGTTGGATA ACCCCTTCATAAACCCACCCACCGAAACAGCCCTGCACGGCCTGCACGTCTTCCTGCGCGCCCAAGCCTCATCTGCACTCTCCAGCCCCCCAGGCCCTCGAAAAGCAGCATTCTGGATCGGATTCAGACAGGAATTCAATCTTGCGTTCTCGCAACAGCGCACGATACAGCTGTCGCTGTCTATTGCATCGTCGTATCTCACATTCGAGGACGCCCCGGATCATATCTGGACGAATCGGCTGATTGTGATTGGGACTTATGTGCTGGAGTTTTGCTACGGGGATGGCGACGTCAATGGTGACACGAACAAGGACGGGGGCGGGGATAGGGGCCAGAGATCTGAGTATACAGAACTAGTTGCATTGCGGGACAAATGGGTCGAGAACCGCCCAAGGTCATTCTCCCCTATATACGTCGAACCAAGCTCCGACGCCCATCTCTTCCCCCGAATCTGGTACATGGACGACTGCCACATCGTCGCCGGCCAAGTCCTAGGCATGCTCGACATCCTATTCACGGCATACTCGCCGCACATACCGCGGATTGGGCCGGCTCGGCTGGAGTGCCTTGAGGCCGTAGATGCGAGGATCCGCGCGACGGTGCTGGAGATGTGCGGGATGGCGCTGTCGAACCAGCAGTCGCGCCCGGCGGGGCTGACGGCGTGCATTGCAATTAATATCTGCGCGGATCGGTTTACGGATGCAAGGGAGCAGAGGGCGttgatggagttggtggTTAGTACCACGCAGGATAGTAATTATTGGCCGACGACAGAGTCGCAGGCGACGTTGAGGGCTGCGTGGaggtgggatgatggaggttGA
- the NUC1 gene encoding DNA/RNA non-specific endonuclease (BUSCO:EOG092645MK;~COG:F;~EggNog:ENOG410PHAY;~InterPro:IPR040255,IPR001604,IPR018524,IPR020821;~PFAM:PF01223;~go_function: GO:0003676 - nucleic acid binding [Evidence IEA];~go_function: GO:0016787 - hydrolase activity [Evidence IEA];~go_function: GO:0046872 - metal ion binding [Evidence IEA]), which yields MSKATVAAIAAASAATGAGITALFYSRPGPQQQKPAPTPTTLPPPTSTISAPPPQPAAPSLASKAAAGSPVDPSGIYQYGFPGPIADTISSLPLTGAYDRRTRNPSWVAEHITPASLALKNADRKHSTFFEDTTIPPIFRAKLADYFRSGYDRGHQVPAADAKWSQEAMDGTFALTNMCPQVGEGFNRDYWAHFEDFCRNLASKYPSVRVVTGPLYLPHRDPDGKWRVNYEVIGTPPNVAVPTHFYKVVYAEEGPGVPTGKVALGAFVLPNARIANEKRLAEFEVPVEVVERASGLEFASKLEPARRKRLCQEIKCDITVREFNNAKKRA from the coding sequence ATGTCCAAGGCCACCGTCGCGGCCATTGCTGCCGCCAGTGCAGCCACGGGTGCCGGTATCACTGCCCTGTTCTACTCCCGACCAGGCCCCCAGCAACAGAAACCAGCCCCGACACCCACCACTCTTCCACCCCCAACAAGCACCATCTCCGcaccacctcctcaacctgcaGCTCCCTCCCTCGCCAGTAAAGCCGCAGCCGGCTCCCCCGTCGACCCCTCCGGCATCTACCAGTATGGCTTCCCCGGTCCCATCGCCgacaccatctcctccctccccctaACAGGCGCCTACGACCGACGCACTCGCAACCCATCCTGGGTCGCCGAACACATCACCCCCGCCTCGCTGGCCCTGAAAAACGCCGACCGCAAACACAGCACCTTCTTCGAAGACACCACCATCCCGCCCATCTTCCGCGCCAAGCTCGCAGACTACTTCCGCTCCGGCTACGACCGCGGCCACCAGGTCCCTGCCGCCGACGCAAAATGGTCACaggaggccatggacggcACCTTCGCCCTGACAAACATGTGTCCGCAGGTCGGTGAGGGCTTCAACCGCGACTACTGGGCCCATTTCGAGGACTTCTGCCGCAATCTGGCGTCCAAGTACCCCTCTGTCCGGGTTGTTACAGGCCCGCTTTATCTCCCGCACCGCGACCCCGATGGGAAATGGAGGGTGAACTATGAGGTTATCGGTACGCCGCCGAATGTGGCTGTGCCAACGCATTTCTATAAGGTTGTTTATGCGGAGGAGGGACCTGGAGTGCCTACTGGGAAGGTGGCGCTTGGTGCGTTTGTGCTGCCGAATGCGCGCATCGCGAATGAGAAGCGGCTGGCGGAGTTTGAGGTGCCGGTTGAGGTGGTTGAGAGGGCGAGTGGGCTTGAGTTTGCGAGCAAGTTGGAGCctgcgaggaggaagagactcTGCCAGGAGATTAAGTGTGATATTACGGTGAGAGAGTTCAATAATGCGAAGAAGCGGGCCTAG